In a single window of the Mugil cephalus isolate CIBA_MC_2020 chromosome 6, CIBA_Mcephalus_1.1, whole genome shotgun sequence genome:
- the crb1 gene encoding protein crumbs homolog 1 isoform X2 gives MDLIRCRTFELLVFTVLVSSLFVVEGAPPDELPPAVDRCSPNPCQNQALCRVRADGFSCFCVPGFQGARCQIDVNECVSQPCMNGGTCVDRVGRFSCLCSPGFTGATCEVQIDECQSRPCLNGGGCHDYAAGFSCTCLPGFQGHRCETDTDECQGQPCQNGALCIDGVNEYSCDCSHTAFTGPHCETPLTQCYFEPCFNGATCKEDRGNYTCECPPGFEGRHCETDISECSSRPCLHGGRCIERSWGASHGVEPLLPEHYDQQRVAGFICICPTGTTGSLCQEVTNHCESSPCQNGGRCESHVGGYVCRCVQTSHRGGVPYGGPNCDVRLVGCEGHECQNQASCSPFLQDGTQGYTCSCSPGYTGHLCKTPTTFSFERRGYLLHRSPLVDAEVTCNITLSFKTVQPRALLFQRNTTGLLLSLELEGGQLRLTLRSDALTGEAEAENPHLALELPHHVTDGEWYSVEALLGNRALSLKLLDCAQQPCHNAAPVLNSTAEFASLPQNTFIGGKPQRSTFPAFIGCMRDVFVDWQLVVPEEWLSDSVVNVSPGCSHRDRCLDVPCQNRGQCVNLWQSYQCRCPRPYEGQDCEGEHVAARFGSDDSSSYAAFSVTDGPAHNLSISLFLRTRRHRGLLLALGNSSNSQYLHMWLEDGRVAVQLNNSEGLKAESAVDDGEVHFVSVEVANGRMTLNVEDQEQAEVEVGTVSVQAGDTVYVGGLLESGLTLDFGGYFKGCIQDLRIGDRRLQFFGLDSSVSSYPLELIENVTAGCSGDNVCRSNPCLNGGMCFSKWDDFTCTCPPSTSGRRCEDVKWCELAPCPADAECRMLNQGYECFSNATFLNESTVLSYRGNGHISRNLTNISLNLRTRKRNAAILHAEKGSAFITVSIQEGFLFVELQSDDVVEEEQGGGGGGGGPFTVSLSSRRSVSDGEWHSVHLFMAAPWTHTSLWTLVLDEDIEEAVTSKRQGGSLDFLKQDVDIFLGGLSPDIGWSLAGCLGTVELGAIALPYFRSADVNLPRLQEEQFVQTSPHPALPGCSGASVCDPNPCLNGGECQDLFNTYNCSCAEGWAGRRCDFLLNTCASGPCVHGNCSVHGLTYECSCEFGYAGVNCEEEVDMCDNHLCAHGGTCLHGPDRYACLCPENYTGPMCNERVEEIPWYIVLRNVRPKLPVSVCGDDTRNYTCFNGGNCTDRDLSCDCPAGFIGHRCEQEVDECKSNPCLNGGYCRNLINKFVCVCDMSFAGDTCQTDLTSSEGLTSDLLLSISLASVVLLLVLVLTSVGLVVALNRRATHGTYSPSRQEKEGSRVEMWSITQPPPMERLI, from the exons ATGGATTTAATTCGTTGTCGTACTTTTGAGTTACTTGTCTTCACTGTTCTCGTCTCATCACTGTTTGTGGTCGAGG gtGCGCCCCCTGACGAGCTGCCTCCAGCTGTGGACCGCTGCTCCCCGAACCCCTGCCAGAACCAGGCGCTGTGTCGGGTCCGTGCCGACGGCTTTTCCTGCTTCTGCGTGCCGGGTTTCCAGGGGGCTCGCTGTCAGATCGACGTGAATGAGTGCGTTTCACAGCCATGCATGAACGGAGGCACCTGCGTGGACAGAGTGGGGAGATTCTCCTGTCTGTGCTCTCCTGGATTCACCG GGGCCACATGCGAGGTCCAGATTGATGAGTGTCAATCACGGCCGTGCCTCAATGGCGGCGGTTGCCACGACTACGCCGCCGGCTTCTCTTGCACCTGCCTGCCCGGTTTCCAAGGACACCGTTGTGAAACCGACACGGACGAGTGCCAGGGGCAGCCATGCCAAAACGGCGCGCTGTGCATAGACGGGGTGAATGA aTACAGCTGTGACTGCTCTCACACAGCCTTCACTGGTCCACACTGTGAGACGCCGCTGACACAGTGCTACTTTGAGCCCTGCTTTAACGGTGCCACCTGTAAGGAAGACCGGGGTAACTACACCTGTGAGTGCCCCCCTG GGTTTGAGGGTCGTCACTGTGAGACTGACATCAGTGAGTGTAGCAGCCGCCCTTGCTTGCACGGGGGCCGCTGCATCGAGAGGTCGTGGGGGGCCTCACATGGTGTCGAACCTCTGCTGCCTGAACATTACGACCAGCAACGTGTTGCAGGTTTCATCTGCATCTGTCCTACAGGAACAACAG GCTCCCTCTGCCAGGAGGTCACAAACCATTGTGAGTCCAGCCCGTGCCAGAATGGAGGCAGATGCGAGAGCCACGTCGGAGGCTACGTGTGCCGCTGCGTGCAAACGAGTCACCGCGGCGGCGTCCCTTACGGCGGCCCGAACTGCGACGTGAGGCTGGTGGGCTGCGAGGGCCATGAATGCCAGAACCAAGCCTCCTGCTCCCCCTTCCTGCAGGACGGGACTCAAGGTTACACCTGCTCCTGCTCTCCAGGCTACACGGGGCACCTCTGCAAGACCCCCACCACTTTTTCCTTTGAACGCAGAGGCTACCTGCTGCACCGGAGTCCCCTGGTGGACGCTGAGGTGACGTGTAACAtcacgctgagcttcaaaaccgtGCAGCCCCGGGCGCTGTTGTTCCAGCGGAACACCACGGGGCTGCTGCTCAGCCTGGAGCTGGAAGGAGGGCAGCTGCGGCTCACGCTGAGGAGCGACGCCTTAACAGGGGAAGCCGAAGCTGAAAACCCGCATCTGGCTCTGGAGCTGCCACACCACGTCACAGACGGAGAGTGGTATTCTGTAGAGGCTTTGCTCGGAAACCGGGCGCTCAGCCTTAAACTACTGGACTGCGCACAACAGCCCTGCCACAATGCGGCCCCGGTCCTAAACTCCACGGCCGAGTTCGCGTCGCTGCCTCAGAACACTTTCATCGGAGGCAAACCTCAGCGCTCTACGTTTCCCGCGTTCATCGGCTGCATGCGGGACGTGTTTGTGGACTGGCAGCTCGTCGTCCCGGAGGAGTGGCTGAGTGATTCGGTTGTTAACGTGTCCCCCGGCTGCAGCCACAGGGACCGCTGCCTGGATGTGCCTTGCCAAAACAGAGGACAGTGTGTAAACCTGTGGCAGAGCTACCAGTGCCGGTGTCCGAGGCCTTATGAGGGGCAGGACTGTGAGGGgg AGCACGTGGCGGCTCGCTTTGGGAGCGATGACTCCAGCAGTTACGCAGCGTTCAGCGTCACCGACGGCCCGGCTCACaacctctccatctccctcttcctGCGTACGCGGAGGCACCGCGGACTCCTCCTGGCGCTgggcaacagcagcaacagccaGTACCTGCACATGTGGCTGGAGGACGGCAGGGTGGCCGTTCAGCTCAATAACTCTGAGGGCCTGAAGGCGGAGAGCGCCGTAGACGACGGAGAAGTCCACTTTGTGAGCGTGGAGGTGGCGAACGGTCGCATGACGCTGAACGTGGAGGATCAGGAGCAGGCTGAGGTGGAGGTCGGGACGGTCAGTGTCCAAGCAGGCGACACGGTGTACGTGGGAGGTCTTCTGGAGAGCGGATTGACTTTAGATTTTGGTGGATACTTCAAAGGCTGCATCCAGGACCTGAGGATTGGTGACAGGAGGCTGCAGTTCTTTGGGCTGGACTCGTCCGTGAGCTCATATCCTCTGGAGCTCATAGAAAATGTGACAGCTGGCTGCTCTGGAGACAACGTCTGCAGA AGTAATCCATGTCTAAACGGGGGCATGTGCTTCTCCAAGTGGGACGACTTCACCTGCACCTGCCCCCCCAGCACATCGGGGCGGCGCTGTGAGGATGTGAAGTGGTGCGAGCTGGCACCTTGCCCCGCGGATGCCGAGTGCAGGATGTTGAACCAGGGATATGAAT GTTTCTCCAATGCAACTTTCCTGAATGAAAGCACCGTGTTGTCCTACCGCGGGAACGGCCACATATCCCGCAACCTGACCAACATCTCCCTAAACCTGCGCACGCGGAAGCGTAACGCGGCAATCCTACACGCAGAGAAGGGCTCGGCCTTCATCACCGTCTCCATCCAGGAAGGCTTCCTCTTCGTGGAGCTTCAGAGCGAcgatgtggtggaggaggagcagggaggaggaggaggaggaggaggaccgtTTACAGTCAGcctcagcagcaggaggagcgtCAGCGATGGTGAGTGGCACAGTGTCCACTTGTTCATGGCAGCGCCGTGGACGCACACCTCTCTGTGGACCTTGGTCCTGGATGAAGACATAGAGGAAGCAGTCACCTCCAAAAGACAAGGAGGCAGCTTGGACTTCCTCAAACAGGATGTGGACATCTTCTTGGGGGGCTTGTCCCCCGACATTGGCTGGTCCCTGGCTGGTTGCCTGGGCACTGTGGAGCTGGGCGCCATTGCTCTGCCTTACTTCCGCTCCGCAGATGTGAACCTCCCGCGCCTTCAGGAGGAGCAGTTCGTCCAGACGTCACCCCACCCAGCGCTCCCCGGCTGCAGCGGGGCGTCCGTGTGCGATCCCAACCCCTGTCTGAACGGCGGGGAGTGCCAGGACCTCTTCAACACTTACAACTGCAGCTGCGCAGAGGGCTGGGCCGGGAGACGCTGCGACTTCCTCCTCAACACCTGCGCTTCCGGCCCCTGCGTTCACGGCAACTGCAGCGTCCACGGGCTCACCTACGAGTGCAGCTGTGAGTTTGGCTACGCGGGCGTGAACtgcgaggaggaggtggataTGTGCGATAACCACCTGTGTGCACACGGGGGCACCTGTCTGCACGGGCCGGACAGGTACGCCTGCCTCTGCCCTGAGAACTACACCGGACCCATGTGCAA TGAGCGCGTTGAAGAAATTCCGTGGTACATTGTTCTCAGAAATGT ACGGCCCAAGCTGCCTGTTTCCGTGTGCGGCGATGACACCAGAAACTACACCTGCTTCAATGGAGGCAACTGCACTGACCGGGACCTGTCCTGTGACTGTCCAGCAGGCTTCATTGGACACAG GTGCGAGCAGGAGGTGGACGAGTGCAAGTCCAACCCCTGCCTGAACGGAGGCTACTGCCGCAACCTCATCAACAAGTTTGTCTGCGTGTGCGACATGAGCTTCGCGGGAGACACGTGCCAGACGGAC CTGACCTCCTCTGAGggcttgacctctgacctcttactctccatcagtctggccTCTGTCGTCCTGCTGCTGGTCCTCGTCCTGACCTCCGTCGGACTCGTGGTGGCGCTGAACCGCCGCGCCACGCACGGCACCTACAGCCCCAGCCggcaggagaaggaggggtCGCGGGTGGAGATGTGGAGCATCACGCAGCCTCCACCTATGGAGAGACTGATATGA
- the crb1 gene encoding protein crumbs homolog 1 isoform X3, whose protein sequence is MDLIRCRTFELLVFTVLVSSLFVVEGAPPDELPPAVDRCSPNPCQNQALCRVRADGFSCFCVPGFQGARCQIDVNECVSQPCMNGGTCVDRVGRFSCLCSPGFTGATCEVQIDECQSRPCLNGGGCHDYAAGFSCTCLPGFQGHRCETDTDECQGQPCQNGALCIDGVNEYSCDCSHTAFTGPHCETPLTQCYFEPCFNGATCKEDRGNYTCECPPGFEGRHCETDISECSSRPCLHGGRCIERSWGASHGVEPLLPEHYDQQRVAGFICICPTGTTGSLCQEVTNHCESSPCQNGGRCESHVGGYVCRCVQTSHRGGVPYGGPNCDVRLVGCEGHECQNQASCSPFLQDGTQGYTCSCSPGYTGHLCKTPTTFSFERRGYLLHRSPLVDAEVTCNITLSFKTVQPRALLFQRNTTGLLLSLELEGGQLRLTLRSDALTGEAEAENPHLALELPHHVTDGEWYSVEALLGNRALSLKLLDCAQQPCHNAAPVLNSTAEFASLPQNTFIGGKPQRSTFPAFIGCMRDVFVDWQLVVPEEWLSDSVVNVSPGCSHRDRCLDVPCQNRGQCVNLWQSYQCRCPRPYEGQDCEGEHVAARFGSDDSSSYAAFSVTDGPAHNLSISLFLRTRRHRGLLLALGNSSNSQYLHMWLEDGRVAVQLNNSEGLKAESAVDDGEVHFVSVEVANGRMTLNVEDQEQAEVEVGTVSVQAGDTVYVGGLLESGLTLDFGGYFKGCIQDLRIGDRRLQFFGLDSSVSSYPLELIENVTAGCSGDNVCRSNPCLNGGMCFSKWDDFTCTCPPSTSGRRCEDVKWCELAPCPADAECRMLNQGYECFSNATFLNESTVLSYRGNGHISRNLTNISLNLRTRKRNAAILHAEKGSAFITVSIQEGFLFVELQSDDVVEEEQGGGGGGGGPFTVSLSSRRSVSDGEWHSVHLFMAAPWTHTSLWTLVLDEDIEEAVTSKRQGGSLDFLKQDVDIFLGGLSPDIGWSLAGCLGTVELGAIALPYFRSADVNLPRLQEEQFVQTSPHPALPGCSGASVCDPNPCLNGGECQDLFNTYNCSCAEGWAGRRCDFLLNTCASGPCVHGNCSVHGLTYECSCEFGYAGVNCEEEVDMCDNHLCAHGGTCLHGPDRYACLCPENYTGPMCNERVEEIPWYIVLRNVRPKLPVSVCGDDTRNYTCFNGGNCTDRDLSCDCPAGFIGHRCEQEVDECKSNPCLNGGYCRNLINKFVCVCDMSFAGDTCQTDSGLCRPAAGPRPDLRRTRGGAEPPRHARHLQPQPAGEGGVAGGDVEHHAASTYGETDMRCRCSRPSAIRETTP, encoded by the exons ATGGATTTAATTCGTTGTCGTACTTTTGAGTTACTTGTCTTCACTGTTCTCGTCTCATCACTGTTTGTGGTCGAGG gtGCGCCCCCTGACGAGCTGCCTCCAGCTGTGGACCGCTGCTCCCCGAACCCCTGCCAGAACCAGGCGCTGTGTCGGGTCCGTGCCGACGGCTTTTCCTGCTTCTGCGTGCCGGGTTTCCAGGGGGCTCGCTGTCAGATCGACGTGAATGAGTGCGTTTCACAGCCATGCATGAACGGAGGCACCTGCGTGGACAGAGTGGGGAGATTCTCCTGTCTGTGCTCTCCTGGATTCACCG GGGCCACATGCGAGGTCCAGATTGATGAGTGTCAATCACGGCCGTGCCTCAATGGCGGCGGTTGCCACGACTACGCCGCCGGCTTCTCTTGCACCTGCCTGCCCGGTTTCCAAGGACACCGTTGTGAAACCGACACGGACGAGTGCCAGGGGCAGCCATGCCAAAACGGCGCGCTGTGCATAGACGGGGTGAATGA aTACAGCTGTGACTGCTCTCACACAGCCTTCACTGGTCCACACTGTGAGACGCCGCTGACACAGTGCTACTTTGAGCCCTGCTTTAACGGTGCCACCTGTAAGGAAGACCGGGGTAACTACACCTGTGAGTGCCCCCCTG GGTTTGAGGGTCGTCACTGTGAGACTGACATCAGTGAGTGTAGCAGCCGCCCTTGCTTGCACGGGGGCCGCTGCATCGAGAGGTCGTGGGGGGCCTCACATGGTGTCGAACCTCTGCTGCCTGAACATTACGACCAGCAACGTGTTGCAGGTTTCATCTGCATCTGTCCTACAGGAACAACAG GCTCCCTCTGCCAGGAGGTCACAAACCATTGTGAGTCCAGCCCGTGCCAGAATGGAGGCAGATGCGAGAGCCACGTCGGAGGCTACGTGTGCCGCTGCGTGCAAACGAGTCACCGCGGCGGCGTCCCTTACGGCGGCCCGAACTGCGACGTGAGGCTGGTGGGCTGCGAGGGCCATGAATGCCAGAACCAAGCCTCCTGCTCCCCCTTCCTGCAGGACGGGACTCAAGGTTACACCTGCTCCTGCTCTCCAGGCTACACGGGGCACCTCTGCAAGACCCCCACCACTTTTTCCTTTGAACGCAGAGGCTACCTGCTGCACCGGAGTCCCCTGGTGGACGCTGAGGTGACGTGTAACAtcacgctgagcttcaaaaccgtGCAGCCCCGGGCGCTGTTGTTCCAGCGGAACACCACGGGGCTGCTGCTCAGCCTGGAGCTGGAAGGAGGGCAGCTGCGGCTCACGCTGAGGAGCGACGCCTTAACAGGGGAAGCCGAAGCTGAAAACCCGCATCTGGCTCTGGAGCTGCCACACCACGTCACAGACGGAGAGTGGTATTCTGTAGAGGCTTTGCTCGGAAACCGGGCGCTCAGCCTTAAACTACTGGACTGCGCACAACAGCCCTGCCACAATGCGGCCCCGGTCCTAAACTCCACGGCCGAGTTCGCGTCGCTGCCTCAGAACACTTTCATCGGAGGCAAACCTCAGCGCTCTACGTTTCCCGCGTTCATCGGCTGCATGCGGGACGTGTTTGTGGACTGGCAGCTCGTCGTCCCGGAGGAGTGGCTGAGTGATTCGGTTGTTAACGTGTCCCCCGGCTGCAGCCACAGGGACCGCTGCCTGGATGTGCCTTGCCAAAACAGAGGACAGTGTGTAAACCTGTGGCAGAGCTACCAGTGCCGGTGTCCGAGGCCTTATGAGGGGCAGGACTGTGAGGGgg AGCACGTGGCGGCTCGCTTTGGGAGCGATGACTCCAGCAGTTACGCAGCGTTCAGCGTCACCGACGGCCCGGCTCACaacctctccatctccctcttcctGCGTACGCGGAGGCACCGCGGACTCCTCCTGGCGCTgggcaacagcagcaacagccaGTACCTGCACATGTGGCTGGAGGACGGCAGGGTGGCCGTTCAGCTCAATAACTCTGAGGGCCTGAAGGCGGAGAGCGCCGTAGACGACGGAGAAGTCCACTTTGTGAGCGTGGAGGTGGCGAACGGTCGCATGACGCTGAACGTGGAGGATCAGGAGCAGGCTGAGGTGGAGGTCGGGACGGTCAGTGTCCAAGCAGGCGACACGGTGTACGTGGGAGGTCTTCTGGAGAGCGGATTGACTTTAGATTTTGGTGGATACTTCAAAGGCTGCATCCAGGACCTGAGGATTGGTGACAGGAGGCTGCAGTTCTTTGGGCTGGACTCGTCCGTGAGCTCATATCCTCTGGAGCTCATAGAAAATGTGACAGCTGGCTGCTCTGGAGACAACGTCTGCAGA AGTAATCCATGTCTAAACGGGGGCATGTGCTTCTCCAAGTGGGACGACTTCACCTGCACCTGCCCCCCCAGCACATCGGGGCGGCGCTGTGAGGATGTGAAGTGGTGCGAGCTGGCACCTTGCCCCGCGGATGCCGAGTGCAGGATGTTGAACCAGGGATATGAAT GTTTCTCCAATGCAACTTTCCTGAATGAAAGCACCGTGTTGTCCTACCGCGGGAACGGCCACATATCCCGCAACCTGACCAACATCTCCCTAAACCTGCGCACGCGGAAGCGTAACGCGGCAATCCTACACGCAGAGAAGGGCTCGGCCTTCATCACCGTCTCCATCCAGGAAGGCTTCCTCTTCGTGGAGCTTCAGAGCGAcgatgtggtggaggaggagcagggaggaggaggaggaggaggaggaccgtTTACAGTCAGcctcagcagcaggaggagcgtCAGCGATGGTGAGTGGCACAGTGTCCACTTGTTCATGGCAGCGCCGTGGACGCACACCTCTCTGTGGACCTTGGTCCTGGATGAAGACATAGAGGAAGCAGTCACCTCCAAAAGACAAGGAGGCAGCTTGGACTTCCTCAAACAGGATGTGGACATCTTCTTGGGGGGCTTGTCCCCCGACATTGGCTGGTCCCTGGCTGGTTGCCTGGGCACTGTGGAGCTGGGCGCCATTGCTCTGCCTTACTTCCGCTCCGCAGATGTGAACCTCCCGCGCCTTCAGGAGGAGCAGTTCGTCCAGACGTCACCCCACCCAGCGCTCCCCGGCTGCAGCGGGGCGTCCGTGTGCGATCCCAACCCCTGTCTGAACGGCGGGGAGTGCCAGGACCTCTTCAACACTTACAACTGCAGCTGCGCAGAGGGCTGGGCCGGGAGACGCTGCGACTTCCTCCTCAACACCTGCGCTTCCGGCCCCTGCGTTCACGGCAACTGCAGCGTCCACGGGCTCACCTACGAGTGCAGCTGTGAGTTTGGCTACGCGGGCGTGAACtgcgaggaggaggtggataTGTGCGATAACCACCTGTGTGCACACGGGGGCACCTGTCTGCACGGGCCGGACAGGTACGCCTGCCTCTGCCCTGAGAACTACACCGGACCCATGTGCAA TGAGCGCGTTGAAGAAATTCCGTGGTACATTGTTCTCAGAAATGT ACGGCCCAAGCTGCCTGTTTCCGTGTGCGGCGATGACACCAGAAACTACACCTGCTTCAATGGAGGCAACTGCACTGACCGGGACCTGTCCTGTGACTGTCCAGCAGGCTTCATTGGACACAG GTGCGAGCAGGAGGTGGACGAGTGCAAGTCCAACCCCTGCCTGAACGGAGGCTACTGCCGCAACCTCATCAACAAGTTTGTCTGCGTGTGCGACATGAGCTTCGCGGGAGACACGTGCCAGACGGAC tctggccTCTGTCGTCCTGCTGCTGGTCCTCGTCCTGACCTCCGTCGGACTCGTGGTGGCGCTGAACCGCCGCGCCACGCACGGCACCTACAGCCCCAGCCggcaggagaaggaggggtCGCGGGTGGAGATGTGGAGCATCACGCAGCCTCCACCTATGGAGAGACTGATATGAGATGCAGGTGCTCGCGACCGAGCGCAATTAGAGAAACGACACCATGA